A genomic segment from Glycine soja cultivar W05 chromosome 18, ASM419377v2, whole genome shotgun sequence encodes:
- the LOC114395533 gene encoding CRIB domain-containing protein RIC7-like isoform X2, with product MVFQLCFPFKCEIRCTQRTKRRFKRNYCFKQEGQDRSFIRAQMKRGKPSGFLVLPKPNVATGIQRIIKGIKNLSQLFVYKKEDVEKMEPEMEIGYPTDVKHVTHIGIDGSTTITNNVKGWDNLKAPELLSLSPISFKQFELAMASQAQYPLINDLNSSKCG from the exons ATGGTCTTTCAGCTGTGCTTCCCATTCAAGTGTGAAATTAGGTGCACCCAAAGGACCAAAAGAAGATTCAAAAGGAACTATTGTTTCAA ACAAGAAGGACAAGATAGATCATTCATCAGGGCCCAAATGAAGAGAGGCAAGCCTTCTGGGTTTCTGGTTCTACCAAAGCCTAATGTAGCTACTGGCATACAGAGAATAATCAAGGGCATCAAGAATTTATCTCAATTATTTG TTTACAAAAAAGAGGATGTCGAAAAAATGGAACCTGAGATGGAAATTGGGTATCCAACAGATGTGAAGCATGTGACACATATTGGAATTGATGGGTCAACAACCATTACAAATAATGTCAAGGGTTGGGACAATCTGAAGGCACCTGAATTATTGTCTCTGTCTCCAATTTCATTCAAGCAATTTGAATTGGCCATGGCTAGCCAAGCTCAATATCCTCTCATTAACGACCTTAATTCCTCAAAATGTGGTTAG
- the LOC114395533 gene encoding CRIB domain-containing protein RIC4-like isoform X1, whose protein sequence is MRNRIERLVVPWSFSCASHSSVKLGAPKGPKEDSKGTIVSRRQEGQDRSFIRAQMKRGKPSGFLVLPKPNVATGIQRIIKGIKNLSQLFVYKKEDVEKMEPEMEIGYPTDVKHVTHIGIDGSTTITNNVKGWDNLKAPELLSLSPISFKQFELAMASQAQYPLINDLNSSKCG, encoded by the exons ATGAGAAACCGTATTGAAAGATTAGTAGTTCCATGGTCTTTCAGCTGTGCTTCCCATTCAAGTGTGAAATTAGGTGCACCCAAAGGACCAAAAGAAGATTCAAAAGGAACTATTGTTTCAA GAAGACAAGAAGGACAAGATAGATCATTCATCAGGGCCCAAATGAAGAGAGGCAAGCCTTCTGGGTTTCTGGTTCTACCAAAGCCTAATGTAGCTACTGGCATACAGAGAATAATCAAGGGCATCAAGAATTTATCTCAATTATTTG TTTACAAAAAAGAGGATGTCGAAAAAATGGAACCTGAGATGGAAATTGGGTATCCAACAGATGTGAAGCATGTGACACATATTGGAATTGATGGGTCAACAACCATTACAAATAATGTCAAGGGTTGGGACAATCTGAAGGCACCTGAATTATTGTCTCTGTCTCCAATTTCATTCAAGCAATTTGAATTGGCCATGGCTAGCCAAGCTCAATATCCTCTCATTAACGACCTTAATTCCTCAAAATGTGGTTAG